A genomic window from Cardiocondyla obscurior isolate alpha-2009 linkage group LG02, Cobs3.1, whole genome shotgun sequence includes:
- the 140up gene encoding RPII140-upstream gene protein, with product MIRLLTKSPVLTMLFPFTKKTYDQPVNDIIKPLDDELGWDRVKNIFILDENGMFTKELQSIINITLSGLVIGTGVRGITSARTTVDNFIANNEATRFTSHFDAKRCIQQNVAVNFIKKGGRFGAKVGAFCFLFSSITTFTTAYRGKLAVENYLLSGSITGLLFKINMGLRGALVGTGLGFVLGGLCGTVSVLILKLSGISIDEVLTAQHQWVESRNISREKIKESMESEVADIKKLYEHNKNIQERLQRDVKNENK from the exons ATGATACGTTTGTTAACTAAAAGCCCAGTGTTGACGATGCTATTTCCATTTACTAAGAAAACTTACGATCAACCAGTAAACGATATAATAAAACCGCTGGATGACGAACTGGGTTGGGATAGagtaaaaaacatatttattttggA TGAAAACGGCATGTTTACGAAGGAATTACAATCCATCATAAATATAACGCTGTCGGGTTTAGTAATCGGGACTGGCGTAAGAGGCATTACCTCAGCTAGAACTACAGtggataattttattgcaaataacGAAGCAACAAGATTTACAAGCCATTTCGATGCAAAACGTTGTATACAGCAGAATGTCGCtgtaaatttcattaagaagGGCGGAAGATTCGGAGCAAAAGTTGGAGCATTTTGTTTTCTCTTCAG TTCTATAACAACATTTACAACAGCATATCGAGGAAAATTGGCAGTGGAAAATTACTTGTTGAGTGGCTCTATAACAggattactttttaaaattaacatggGCCTTCGAGGAGCGCTCGTTGGTACTGGACTTGGTTTTGTATTAGGTGGATTGTGTGGTACAGTGTCAGTTCTTATACTTAAGTTATCGGGAATATCGATAGATGAAGTACTAACAGCTCAACATCAATGGGTGGAATCGAGAAATAT ATcacgagagaaaataaaagaaagtatgGAGTCTGAAGTAGCAGACATAAAAAAGTTATAcgaacataataaaaatatacaggaAAGGCTACAAAGAGatgttaaaaatgaaaataaataa
- the Twf gene encoding twinfilin isoform X1 encodes MSHQTGIKANDALKKLFAKCRDGKIRVLKVSIENEELTPASSLKPINKWQVDYDKMIKPLIEENQPAYILYRLDTKSPDSGYDWLLISWSPDTAPVRQKMLYASTKATLKQEFGTALIKEELHGTVPEDITLDGYHKHKRNDTAPVPLTTAEEELAELKKTTATTDYSIETRHQTLSGVAFPVTDEAKQAITELGKGIHEYIQLKIELEEEKIHLVTACDISLDKLPTKVPSDAARYHLYNFKHTHEGDYTESIVFIYSMPGYTCSIKERMLYSSCKAPLLDLIQSLGVTITKKLEVAAGGELTEEFFQEELHPKISLHQPKFAKPKGPPNRGAKRITKVQELASGQEN; translated from the exons atGTCACACCAGACGGGAATAAAAG CCAACGATGCATTAAAGAAGCTGTTCGCAAAATGCCGCGACGGGAAAATACGCGTACTGAAGGTTTCCATAGAAAATG aGGAGTTGACACCAGCATCTAGTTTAAAGCCAATTAATAAGTGGCAAGTTGATTATGACAAAATGATCAAGCCACTTATTGAGGAGAATCAACCAGCCTATATCCTTTATAGATTGGATACAAAGTCACCAGATTCTGGTTATGATTGGTTGCTCATATCCTGGTCTCCAGATACTGCACCAGTGCGACAGAAAATGCTTTATGCCTCTACCAAGGCTACATTGAAACAGGAATTTGGTACAGCTTTGATAAAAGAAGAGTTACATGGCACTGTTCCTGAAGATATTACTTTAGATGGTTATCACAAGCATAAGAGAAATGATACAGCACCTGTACCATTGACAACAGCAGAGGAAGAATTAGCTGAATTAAAGAAGACTACAGCAACTACAGACTATAGCATTGAAACAAGACATCAGACATTAAGTGGTGTGGCTTTCCCAGTAACAGATGAAGCCAAGCAAGCCATCACAGAATTGGGTAAAGGAATCCACGAATATATCCAATTGAAAATAGAGttggaggaagaaaaaatacatttagtcACAGCCTGTGATATTTCATTGGATAAATTACCTACTAAAGTTCCATCTGATGCTGCTAGATATCATCTTTATAACTTCAAACATACTCATGAAGGAGATTATACAGAGAGCATAg TTTTCATATATAGCATGCCAGGATACACCTGCAGTATTAAGGAAAGGATGTTATATTCTTCCTGCAAAGCACCTTTACTAGACCTAATCCAATCTCTAGGAGTAACTATAACAAAAAAG CTTGAAGTAGCTGCTGGAGGGGAACTTACTGAAGAATTTTTTCAAGAGGAGTTACATCCAAAAATCAGTTTACATCAACCAAAATTCGCTAAACCCAAGGGTCCGCCAAATAGGGGTGCTAAACGTATAACCAAGGTTCAAGAGTTAGCATCAGgacaagaaaattaa
- the Twf gene encoding twinfilin isoform X2 → MSHQTGIKANDALKKLFAKCRDGKIRVLKVSIENEELTPASSLKPINKWQVDYDKMIKPLIEENQPAYILYRLDTKSPDSGYDWLLISWSPDTAPVRQKMLYASTKATLKQEFGTALIKEELHGTVPEDITLDGYHKHKRNDTAPVPLTTAEEELAELKKTTATTDYSIETRHQTLSGVAFPVTDEAKQAITELGKGIHEYIQLKIELEEEKIHLVTACDISLDKLPTKVPSDAARYHLYNFKHTHEGDYTESIVFIYSMPGYTCSIKERMLYSSCKAPLLDLIQSLGVTITKKLEVNSGEELADMLEDPPSIKDTAAITPATPSTPCAPTQSIPEKKSKQKRSCVLS, encoded by the exons atGTCACACCAGACGGGAATAAAAG CCAACGATGCATTAAAGAAGCTGTTCGCAAAATGCCGCGACGGGAAAATACGCGTACTGAAGGTTTCCATAGAAAATG aGGAGTTGACACCAGCATCTAGTTTAAAGCCAATTAATAAGTGGCAAGTTGATTATGACAAAATGATCAAGCCACTTATTGAGGAGAATCAACCAGCCTATATCCTTTATAGATTGGATACAAAGTCACCAGATTCTGGTTATGATTGGTTGCTCATATCCTGGTCTCCAGATACTGCACCAGTGCGACAGAAAATGCTTTATGCCTCTACCAAGGCTACATTGAAACAGGAATTTGGTACAGCTTTGATAAAAGAAGAGTTACATGGCACTGTTCCTGAAGATATTACTTTAGATGGTTATCACAAGCATAAGAGAAATGATACAGCACCTGTACCATTGACAACAGCAGAGGAAGAATTAGCTGAATTAAAGAAGACTACAGCAACTACAGACTATAGCATTGAAACAAGACATCAGACATTAAGTGGTGTGGCTTTCCCAGTAACAGATGAAGCCAAGCAAGCCATCACAGAATTGGGTAAAGGAATCCACGAATATATCCAATTGAAAATAGAGttggaggaagaaaaaatacatttagtcACAGCCTGTGATATTTCATTGGATAAATTACCTACTAAAGTTCCATCTGATGCTGCTAGATATCATCTTTATAACTTCAAACATACTCATGAAGGAGATTATACAGAGAGCATAg TTTTCATATATAGCATGCCAGGATACACCTGCAGTATTAAGGAAAGGATGTTATATTCTTCCTGCAAAGCACCTTTACTAGACCTAATCCAATCTCTAGGAGTAACTATAACAAAAAAG TTGGAAGTAAATAGTGGAGAAGAGTTGGCAGATATGTTGGAAGATCCTCCAAGCATAAAAGACACAGCTGCAATAACTCCTGCAACTCCGTCAACACCTTGTGCCCCTACTCAATCCATACCAGAGAAAAAATCAAAACAGAAACGGTCTTGTGTATTGAGCTAA
- the Arl8 gene encoding ADP-ribosylation factor-like protein 8B-A: MLALINRILDWFKSLFWKEEMELTLVGLQYSGKTTFVNVIASGQFSEDMIPTVGFNMRKITKGNVTIKVWDIGGQPRFRSMWERYCRGVNAIVYMVDAADSEKIEASRNELHNLLDKPQLSGIPVLVLGNKRDLPHALDENGLIERMNLSAIQDREICCYSISCKEKDNIDITLQWLIAHSKGGVR; the protein is encoded by the exons ATGCTGGCCCTCATCAACCGGATTCTGGACTGGTTCAAGTCCCTCTTCTGGAAGGAGGAGATGGAACTCACTCTCGTTGGTCTACAATACAGTGGAAAGACTACTTTTGTGAATGTCATAGCG TCAGGACAGTTCAGCGAGGACATGATACCGACTGTAGGCTTTAACATGCGTAAAATAACCAAAGGCAACGTTACTATAAAAGTGTGGGACATCGGTGGTCAGCCAAGGTTTCGATCTATGTGGGAGAGATATTGTAGAGGAGTGAATGCCATAGTTTACATGGTGGATGCAGCTGATTCAGAGAAAATTGAGGCCAGTCGTAATGAATTACACAATTTGTTGGACAAACCACAATTATCTGGGATACCAGTGTTGGTACTGGGTAATAAAAGGGATCTACCTCATGCATTGGATGAGAATGGACTTATAGAAAGAAT GAATCTGTCTGCAATTCAGGATCGCGAGATTTGTTGCTACAGTATTTCgtgtaaagaaaaagacaatATCGATATTACGTTACAGTGGCTCATAGCACATTCAAAAGGCGGGGTTcgttaa